The DNA segment TCCGAAAAAGGTAACGAATCAAAAAAAATCAGAGATCAAAACAGAAGAACTCTCTCCCGCTTGGAAAGATAATAAATGGACCTTAACCGCGAGGTCAGCGATACTTCCCGGTTGGGGTCAGTGGAAACTGGGACAAAAAAAGTGGGCCGTGATCAGCTTGGCGTTGTTTGCTGGTGCGACGATTTATCTATACCATTCCAAAGAAAAGGCCGACGAAGAAGCCACAAATTACAAAACCAATTCTATAGCTATTACGTCGGCTGCATTTTTAGATCCGAATCTCAATCCGATAACCACGGATGAGGCTGTGAGAGGGGCTGCATTAGTAACACGAATTCTGGTCACCGCCACCGCGACAAATCCATACTTTAACAGCTATGCGGAAGCGACAAATCAATACAATCAAGCGCAGTGGTTTTTCGGCGCCGTATACGGCTTGCAATTGATTCACACGTTTTTATTTGCCAGAGATTTCGAGAAAATGCAGTCATTATTATCGGATCCGAATCCGGAAGGATGGAGATTGAGCGCTTCTATGGTAAGAAGTCCCGTAACCGGACTTACAGAAATTACACCGTCTGCGATGTATACGATAAAATTTTAAACCGAATCTCAATGTCTATTGTCGAACGCAAAAAAACGTCCGTCTCCGCAGATCCGAAATAGCCAAAGCCCTTTCCGGAACTTGAATGTTATCAGAGGCATGACGAATCCCAATTTAGATCGGCCAATCGATTGCGGGTATAAAACGTGATTGTGTCAGATTTCCATATCGTTGATTCCCAAAAATAGAAACTCAACTTATAGTTCAAGCCTTTGCTTTAAACGATCATCTTATCTTTTTCTTTGACCTTTACCTTACTGATCTCCTTACGAAAGTTTTCATAAGGATCCTCGTTGATAGAGGTAGAATGTACAGATTTTTTTCCGGAAGATGTATTTTGCGGTTCCGGTTTAGAGGCAAACCAGGAATCGATATACTTGATTACTTTAGACATCTTTTCAAATTGAAATTCTTCTTCCTTGACCCTCAATTTGTTTTCTAATATTTTTTTTCTTTCCGAGAAAACCTTATAGATTTCCCTAACGCGAGAACGAAAAGAATCATCCTCGGGATACAAAACGATCGAATCCGTTTTATCCCCCGTAGAATCGGCAATGAGTATAAATTTCTCGCGGTCTATGATCTGTTGAATCAGTTCGGGAGAATAACCCTGAATTTCATAAAGAACGTCTTTCAAAACCGGCGGCGTTTTTTTCTCAAAATAAGAATGATTTAGAATATCAGAAAGTTTTGATCTCTGTTCTAAATTTCGAATCTGTTCCTCTTCTTTCAGACGCTCGGAAATTTTCCGCTGCTCCAATTTCATCGCAGCATCCTGATTTTTAGATCGTAAAATCGATTGTTCGTTTCTAATTTTTTCCTTTGCGGTTTGAAAAAACAAATCCTGAAACAATTTTGCGATTCCAAAAAAATCCAAAATCGGAAAATACCACGGAAAATACTCTACATATCCTTTTCTGAGAACCTTTCCATAATTTTTTACAAACTCTGAATCGCCGAATACGACTCGAATGGAGTCTTCGTTTTGTTCAATTAGATTGCGAATGCACAAAATTTTCCAGGCTTCTATTACAACCGTAATACCGGATAAACTTTTGATAATGGATTTAATTACCTCGGAATCCTTTCTCAAAAAAGAATGAATCGTAATTCCTTTTGTCTCCCAAGTTGAATATGCTAAATGCAGATCCTCGGTTAACAATTTTTTCAGATCCGTGGGGAGGGTTCTAAATTCTTCATCCGGAATAAACAAAACCGATTTATCCCATCTTACGCCGCGTTTTGCCAGATGGTCCGTCATCTCATGAAAACGGTTGCGAATATCCTCGTGATGAGAATGCTGCAAAGCGACATCAATTTCCTCGCTTAGGTTTCGAATGAGTTCGACGCCTATCAGATTTTTTTTCTGCTTTCGTTCGGGATCCGATTTGAAAGCTTTTTCGATCGCTTCCGCTCTTTTTTTACCAAACAAAGTCGTTGGGGGTTGAGAAGAATCTTCGCGACGCATTCTCTCTTCGTGAGCAATTGTGATAAATTCGTCCGAAATCGCCCACTTATATTTTGGAAATATCCGTTTTTGATGATATTCATCTACAAATTCAAATAAATCCCGAAGTTCCTTTACTTTTACAATCAGATATCCGTATTCCGGAATTTCGCGAATTCTACCCTTTTTGATCAATCCGTCCGTGACTTCAAGGAGCAGATCCTTTGCATAATCTATACTTAATGGAATTTTAATATTCGGATGTTTGAAATAAGATTCCGGATTAAAAAAGAGTTTCAATTTTTCTGGATTTTCTCCGTTAAAATCGGATTCCAAGTCTTCCCATAAGATTTCTTTACTCATAGGAGGAATTTTTTCAAGATAAGATAGAATAGAATTGATCGAAAGATCGATCAATGAAAGATAAAGACGGGTAAGATCACCCAGCTCTACTTCGGAATAACCTACGTAACAAGGTTTGAATTTCAATTCGGATGTCGCAGGATTTATATAAAAATAAGCGAACTGAAGAACAACTCCGTCCTCCAACAATCTTTTCACATGAAAAATAACCTCGGCAACCGTTAGCTCAGGAGCTTCCGGAACCGTCGATTCCACTTGAAATAAATTTTGAGACTTTGCGTTCTTATGACTGGTTTGAGATACAATCGCTTTATATACTGAGTGAGTAAGTCGGTCGTTTAAGTAATAGCTGACTACTTCGTTAATTTTTTTAACTTTTAAGAAACTTTGAGACGTTGTGTTTCCGGAAACAAATGTTTGATTTACAAGGGGCTTCGACATCGTCTCTCCAGGTCGGACTCTACGGCTATCTTTTACGAATTTTCGAAGGGCTTTTTATTTTGCACAAACTGCATTTTCCTGTCCCATTAACGAAAGGAAAGCAAATTTCAAAGTTTTTTTCATATTTGAATCTCTTGACTTCTTGTATAGTCGACTGGTTCCATGAATCTAATATGAAGCTTTCTAAAAAATACACCTTTCGATATAGAAAGACACTACTCGTTATACTAGACGGAGTCGGATATTCCTCTCGTGGTCCCGAATCGGGAAATGCGATCGCCGGAGCAAAACTTCCTTTTTTAAACAAGGTTTGGAATCAATCCCCGACCTTACTCATCCAAGCGCATGGTAAAGCAGTGGGAATGCCCTCGGACGAAGATATGGGAAATTCGGAAGTGGGTCATAATGTGCTGGGATCGGGTAGAATATTTGACCAAGGAGCTAAATTGGTTTCGAATTCGATCGCGAGCGGAGACATTTTTCAAAGGCAGGCCTGGAAAGAAATAATCGCAAACGTAAATAAAAAAAATTCCACCTTACATTTGTTAGGTCTTTTTTCGGATGGAAACGTTCACGCACATATCAATCATACAAAAGCCTTAATCTCTCAGGCGGTTTTCGAAAAGGTTTCAAAGATCAGACTTCATATCCTTTTAGATGGAAGAGATGTTTCGGAAAAATCCGCATTAGAATATTTGAATCCTTTTGAAGAATGGTTGAGTTCCCTCCGAAATGACGGGACAGATATCAAAATCGCTTCTGGTGGAGGAAGAATGACGATCACGATGGATCGATACGAGGCGGATTGGTCGATGGTCGAAAGAGGTTGGGCGGTTCACGTAAAAGGAGAAGGCAGAAAATTCTCATCCGCCAAGGAAGCTATCGAAACCTTTCGTTCCGAAAATCCGAAAGTGATCGATCAGTATCTTCCTTCCTTTGTCATTTCCGAAGATGGAAATCCAATAGGCAAAATCACGGACGGAGACTCTGTCGTATTTACGAATTTTAGAGGAGATAGGGCAATCGAAATCTCTCTGGCTTTCACCGAAAAAAAATTTGATAAATTCGATCGAGGTGCACTGCCGGACATCATCTATGCAGGAATTATGCAATATGACGGAGATTTAAAACTGCCCGAACGTTTTTTAGTCGCACCACCCGAGATCGACCGAACCCTAGGGGAATATATGGCAAATTCGGGCATATCCCAATATGCGTTATCCGAAACACAAAAATACGGGCACGTTACCTATTTTTGGAACGGGAATAAAAGCGGTTACTTTGATCAAAAAAGCGAAGAATACCGCGAAATTTTATCCGATGTGATTCCATTTGATCAAAGTCCGGAAATGAAAGCGCTACTGATTACGGAAGCCCTTGAAAAAGCCCTCACGGAAAACAAACAAGATTTTTACAGGGTAAATTATGCAAACGGAGATATGGTTGGACATACTGGAAATTATCCCGCTACCGTAAAAGCGATGGAATTCATGGACGGTTGTATCGAGCGTCTTTGGAACGCTTGCGAAAAACAGAATATAGTTTTGATGATCACCGCGGATCACGGAAACGCGGATGAGATGTATCAACTGGATAAAAAAGGAAACGTAGAAAAGGATTCCAAAGGAAATCCCGTTCCCAAAACGAGTCACACTCTCAATGCGGTTCCATTCAGCGTTTTAGATCCGGAAAACAAACTCAGGCTGAATTCTAAAATAGAAAACCCGGGACTTGCAAACGTAGCGGCCACGATTCTTGATATCATGGGATACGAAACTCCGGAAGGATATCATTCTTCGTTGATCGAAAACTAAAGTGAAGCGCTCTTATTTTAGAGCGCGTAACTTAGAAAACGCAAAAGCAAAAAGGACCGAAAATACGATAATAAAACCTCCCGAAAATCCAAGAGACCAAGGTTGACCGTAAGCATCGGCCAGCTTTCCCGTTAGAAGACCGGAAAGTGCCGGAGTTGTCTGAAAGATAAGACTGTAAAAACTCATGACTTTTCCCCTGACTCCGTCCGGAGTAATGATCTGTAAGGTCGACGGAATCAGAGCTGTCAATAAACCCCCGAGAATTCCCACCGTAAGCAGTAGTAAAGAAGAAACAGCAGGAATCGTTATATTGGAGATTCCCAATACGGTAACTCCCGAAAGAAACGTTGCTACCAACATCATCCTTCCAATGTGAAACTTATGATGTAAAACTCTTGCTCCGATTCCTCCGATCAATAGCCCAATCCCGAGCATTCCCATATACAAGCCTCTTCCTTTTTCATCTAAGAAGAGTATGTTTTTTGCAAATTGAGGCAATACTACTTGTAAAGGGCCTACCATAAATACCGCGAAAGCGGTCAAAACGAGAAGTTCAATGGACAGTGTTTCCGATTTTAAAAACGCAACACCCCGTTTTAATCCGATCCAAATCGTTTCTTTTTCCGGAATGACGCTCTCGGGAATTTTTACAAAAGTTAAAAACAAATAGCCAAAGAAATAAATAGAGGCAATGGAAAAAAACAAAACGTTCCAGTCGTAATTCTGTTTGATCAAACCCACGACCATCGGAGCCAAACCAAATCCCATGATGATGAGAATATTCAACATCATCGTTGCCTTTCCCGCATCTTTGGCCTCCACAAGATTTCCGAGAAGAGTCAATCGGCCGGGAATGATAAACGTCAACGAGAGCCCGTTGTAAATGGATAATAAAATCAGAATATACCGAAAATCGTATGACATCCAACCAAAGCTGATCAAAGATCCCAGAATAATTCCTGAAATAATAAAGTTGGTTTGAAAAAGATAAAGTATTTTCAACCTTGAATATCGATCTAAAAACGCCCCCACAAAAAAGCTAAATAAAATCGTAGGGGATACGTTTGCAAAGAATATCGAACCCGCAAAGGTTTGGGACTTTGTGATATCCAATGAATAGATGATTAGGGAATAATTGAACATATTTCCCGCCAAGAGAGTGATCGCGGTATTGATATAAAAATGTATTAAACTTTTTTTAGACAAGAAAGTGTTTCCTCATTTTTTGGCAGTGCCATTTGTTATTTTGTGATTGAGTCCTAAAACCCGATCTCCGATTTTTCCGATCACGATATGGAAGCAAAAGGATCCCATCCAAATCAAATGGACTTTGATCCTCTTGCTATCGTTTGATTTACAAACCAAACTGCGAAAAAATTTTAGAACACAAGCCGGTAAATCAAACCTTCGATTTTAAAATTAGGGTTCTTTACCACCCGCGCCGCGGCAATAAATTCTTACCCA comes from the Leptospira sp. WS92.C1 genome and includes:
- a CDS encoding 4-hydroxy-3-methylbut-2-enyl diphosphate reductase, with product MSRISKMARFFGVFLFFAISLPIAASTVILKNGKTIQGKIVNQSRTEVQIEVNGKVQTIPKTEISEINLKDPKKVTNQKKSEIKTEELSPAWKDNKWTLTARSAILPGWGQWKLGQKKWAVISLALFAGATIYLYHSKEKADEEATNYKTNSIAITSAAFLDPNLNPITTDEAVRGAALVTRILVTATATNPYFNSYAEATNQYNQAQWFFGAVYGLQLIHTFLFARDFEKMQSLLSDPNPEGWRLSASMVRSPVTGLTEITPSAMYTIKF
- the gpmI gene encoding 2,3-bisphosphoglycerate-independent phosphoglycerate mutase is translated as MKLSKKYTFRYRKTLLVILDGVGYSSRGPESGNAIAGAKLPFLNKVWNQSPTLLIQAHGKAVGMPSDEDMGNSEVGHNVLGSGRIFDQGAKLVSNSIASGDIFQRQAWKEIIANVNKKNSTLHLLGLFSDGNVHAHINHTKALISQAVFEKVSKIRLHILLDGRDVSEKSALEYLNPFEEWLSSLRNDGTDIKIASGGGRMTITMDRYEADWSMVERGWAVHVKGEGRKFSSAKEAIETFRSENPKVIDQYLPSFVISEDGNPIGKITDGDSVVFTNFRGDRAIEISLAFTEKKFDKFDRGALPDIIYAGIMQYDGDLKLPERFLVAPPEIDRTLGEYMANSGISQYALSETQKYGHVTYFWNGNKSGYFDQKSEEYREILSDVIPFDQSPEMKALLITEALEKALTENKQDFYRVNYANGDMVGHTGNYPATVKAMEFMDGCIERLWNACEKQNIVLMITADHGNADEMYQLDKKGNVEKDSKGNPVPKTSHTLNAVPFSVLDPENKLRLNSKIENPGLANVAATILDIMGYETPEGYHSSLIEN
- a CDS encoding MFS transporter, giving the protein MSKKSLIHFYINTAITLLAGNMFNYSLIIYSLDITKSQTFAGSIFFANVSPTILFSFFVGAFLDRYSRLKILYLFQTNFIISGIILGSLISFGWMSYDFRYILILLSIYNGLSLTFIIPGRLTLLGNLVEAKDAGKATMMLNILIIMGFGLAPMVVGLIKQNYDWNVLFFSIASIYFFGYLFLTFVKIPESVIPEKETIWIGLKRGVAFLKSETLSIELLVLTAFAVFMVGPLQVVLPQFAKNILFLDEKGRGLYMGMLGIGLLIGGIGARVLHHKFHIGRMMLVATFLSGVTVLGISNITIPAVSSLLLLTVGILGGLLTALIPSTLQIITPDGVRGKVMSFYSLIFQTTPALSGLLTGKLADAYGQPWSLGFSGGFIIVFSVLFAFAFSKLRALK